TGCTTAATACTTGCACCTCCAAGCCGCCTCATTAGTTGCGTTGCATATTTGTGATACGGAATTAACTCGGACtttttgacttcataacttcCCAAGAGTTGGTTAACCACTAATTGAGAGTCACCATAGATTTGAATGTCCAACTGTTCCATATCAACAGCTATTTCAAGTCTGAGTATGAGAGCTTGATACTCAGCGACATTGTTTGAACAATGATGACTTAGAGTAAAAGAGTATAGCAATATCCCTCCATCAGGAGTCACGAATACAATCCCTGCTCCAGCTCCATGACGATGAGCCGCACCATCAAAATACATCTTCCATGGTGGACGAATCTCGATAAGGAGTACATCCTCATCCGGTAAGTCATCACTTAGTTCCCATTCAGCAGGTATCGGGTGATCAGCAAGAAAATCTGCCAGAACTTGTCCCTTCACAGCTTTTTGAGGcacataaataatttcaaactgtTGTAGTTGAAGATACCATCTAGCTAGACGGTCGGACAACACTGGTCTACTCATCACATATTTTATGGGATTCGCCCTGGAAATGAGCCTCACACTATGCGCTTGAAAGTAGTGCTTTAACTTCTGTATTGCAAAAATAAGGGCTAAGCACAACTTTTCAATTGGCGAGTAATTTAGTTCGTTGGGGGTCATCATTCTGCTTAAATAATAAAGGGCAACCtcctttccttcattattttcttgagCGAGCAATGCCCCCATCGATCGTTCTTGGGCAGCAATATAAAGGAGTAAGGGCTTTCCATGAATAGGTGCAGCCAACACAGGTGCTTTCATAAGATAAGACTTAATGCTATTGAATGCATTACTACATGTCTCATCCCATTGAAATGGCACATCTTTCTTCATCAAGCGACTAAATGGCTGACACCTTCCTGCTAAATTTGAGATAAATCTCCGCAGATAAGCTAATCGCCCTTGAAGACTTTTCAATTCATGAATGTCACGAGGTTCAGGCATCCTCAATATAGCATCAATTTTGGcctgatcaatttcaatacctCGATGGCGaaccacaaaaccaagaaatttccccGACGTGACTCCAAATGCACACTTGAGAGGGTTCATTTTGAGTTGATACCTTCTCAATCGATCAAATACTTGTCTCAAGTCCTCCAAGTGATTacttcttttctttgattttacAACTAAATCATCCACATAACACTCGATATTCTTATGAAGCATGTCGTCAAAGATACTTTGCATTGCTCTTTGATATGTGGCACCCGCATTTTTGAGACCAAAGGGCATCACTTTATAACAATAAATACCCTTAGGAGTACGAAATGCAGTCAGCTCCTCATCCTCCGGTGCCAATCGAATTTGATTATATCCAGAAGAGCCATCCATAAATGACAGAACTTCATGCCCAGTAGTTGCATCAATCATGAGTTCAGTGATCGGTAAAGGAAAGTCATCTTTGGGACAAGCATTGTTAACATCCCTGAAATCGACGCAGATGCGGATTTGTCCATTTTTCTTTCGCACAGGCACGATACTCGAAATCCATGTGGGATATTTAACTTCACGAATAAACCCGGCTTCAATGAGTTTATTGACTTCCATTTCGATCAACGGAATCAAATCAGGTCTAAATCGCCGTTGTGCTTGTTTCACAGGTCGAACTCCCTTTTTAACAGCCAAATGGTGGACGGCCACTTTTGGATTTAAACCCGGCATTTCTTTATAAGTCCATGCAAAAACATCTTGATACTCCCGCAAGAGTTCAACATATGCCTTCTCTTCGTCAGGACTCAGCGAAGCACTTATGTATATTGGACGCAGGTCCTCTGAAGTACCAAGATTGATCTCCTTTAGATCATCCACAGTAGCCTTAACACCTTCCTCCAATTCAGGTGGAGCGTCTtcagcatcttcttcttcttcaggcGAGTCACCGTCAATTATGGTTATATGGTTGCATGAAGCAACACTCTCTTCATCATCCTCTTTTGGTCTTGTGTACACCACGGTATACTCCCTGACCCTCAATTCAGTCCCACACTTTATTACAAGGTCTGTGCATCTTCTCATTCTCGAAGGAATGATACTGCCAAATTTATGAGGACAATCAGAAGGTTCTTCAAGACTTTGCAATGACTTTGCCATTTTTCCTTTACTCTTATGAGAGTTTTGagatttttgtcttttttgtgATCCTAATCTCTTAAAAACAGATACCCGTggaattttattttccttttcgtGAAAAGCTTGAGATTTACCAACTATTTGAGAAGACTCATCCTCTATAGCAATATATTGGCTACTAACTCTATTGATCTTGATGCGGATTGGTGTAGGAGAGGAGTAGCCAAGGCCAAATTTGGGATTTTCAACGGCGTATCCTTTTTCCTTCAACATCTTTTGGGTAGGATTCAACCCATGAATCATGTCACTGGTAGATTGACGGGCTGGAACATTTAACACCGCAGATTCTTTGAGATCGTATCCAGCCTTAGCGAGAAGCTTATAAGCGAta
The sequence above is drawn from the Coffea eugenioides isolate CCC68of unplaced genomic scaffold, Ceug_1.0 ScVebR1_1524;HRSCAF=2387, whole genome shotgun sequence genome and encodes:
- the LOC113755490 gene encoding uncharacterized protein LOC113755490, with product MLIDRGSAVNILPLKTLKELGIPVDELSNSRLMIQGFNQGGQRALGSLNLEIIIDDMTSRALLYVIDAKTTYNVLLGRPWIHENGVVPSTLHQCFKYCQNGVARSVKADDNPFTEAEAYIADAKFYIKRHNAKDKPEQPLSRDKIQNHESPNAKGEKVMTSKSKEEVHEETDVSLPNNESVVFRCPPKSRMEQGQSPAIQHETLKDLTLPVAHLDTKKASSSQLKRSNFLTKESEVEQETIPKSRTKEGFDPIAYKLLAKAGYDLKESAVLNVPARQSTSDMIHGLNPTQKMLKEKGYAVENPKFGLGYSSPTPIRIKINRVSSQYIAIEDESSQIVGKSQAFHEKENKIPRVSVFKRLGSQKRQKSQNSHKSKGKMAKSLQSLEEPSDCPHKFGSIIPSRMRRCTDLVIKCGTELRVREYTVVYTRPKEDDEESVASCNHITIIDGDSPEEEEDAEDAPPELEEGVKATVDDLKEINLGTSEDLRPIYISASLSPDEEKAYVELLREYQDVFAWTYKEMPGLNPKVAVHHLAVKKGVRPVKQAQRRFRPDLIPLIEMEVNKLIEAGFIREVKYPTWISSIVPVRKKNGQIRICVDFRDVNNACPKDDFPLPITELMIDATTGHEVLSFMDGSSGYNQIRLAPEDEELTAFRTPKGIYCYKVMPFGLKNAGATYQRAMQSIFDDMLHKNIECYVDDLVVKSKKRSNHLEDLRQVFDRLRRYQLKMNPLKCAFGVTSGKFLGFVVRHRGIEIDQAKIDAILRMPEPRDIHELKSLQGRLAYLRRFISNLAGRCQPFSRLMKKDVPFQWDETCSNAFNSIKSYLMKAPVLAAPIHGKPLLLYIAAQERSMGALLAQENNEGKEVALYYLSRMMTPNELNYSPIEKLCLALIFAIQKLKHYFQAHSVRLISRANPIKYVMSRPVLSDRLARWYLQLQQFEIIYVPQKAVKGQVLADFLADHPIPAEWELSDDLPDEDVLLIEIRPPWKMYFDGAAHRHGAGAGIVFVTPDGGILLYSFTLSHHCSNNVAEYQALILRLEIAVDMEQLDIQIYGDSQLVVNQLLGSYEVKKSELIPYHKYATQLMRRLGGASIKHVPRRENKQADALAALASSLTMPDHEIQVRVCRKWVVPSLIDDENIEGGDAHLVSTYEIDKEDWRQPLVDYLKYQKLPEEQRRRTDIRRRAPRFILYKDTLYRRSFEGVLLRCLSEDEAYQAMHEAHSGICGAHQSGPKLHFRIKRMGYYWPTMVKDCIEYAQKCQACQFHANYIHQPPEPLHPTVASWPFDAWGLDVVGPLPKSSGQHLYILAATDYFSKWAEAIPLKQVRKEDVVNFIRVNIIYRYGVPRYIITDNGKSFSNGLMDKLCEKFNLKQRKSSIYNAPANGLAEAFNKTLCNLLKKVVAKSKKDWHERIGETLWAYRTTYRTPTQATPYALVYGVEAVLPLEQQIPSLRIAIQEGLTEEENVRLRLEELEALDEKRLEAQQNLECYQARLSRAFNKKVRRRSFQVGDMVLAVRRPIVMTHRTKDKFVSKWDGPYIVREVYTNGAYKLVDKDGVKVGPINGKFVKLYMP